A window of the Penaeus monodon isolate SGIC_2016 chromosome 38, NSTDA_Pmon_1, whole genome shotgun sequence genome harbors these coding sequences:
- the LOC119596713 gene encoding uncharacterized protein LOC119596713: MLARKTVEMRVLGNYGYRARNEEGQAIVDFAYHTDMTVINTFYSKRESHKITYTSGGRRTQIDYILCHRVHLKEGRDCKVIPGESEAKQHHVVIGKMKLTSRRRREVKAEPRIKWWRLREKDFGAKFRQEVDQKMNCNLDRRIKCIAGSSNGIAWCDNWEDEGGQKKKWWWNEEVREAVVRKKNGRSGTREKI, encoded by the coding sequence ATGTTAGCGAGGAAAACGGTGGAGATGAGAGTGTTAGGAAATTATGGGTATCGTGCACGTAATGAGGAGGGTCAAGCCATTGTAGACTTCGCTTATCACACAGACATGACTGTCATAAACACATTTTATAGTAAGCGTGAATCACATAAGATCACATACACTAGTGGAGGCAGGCGTACTCAGATTGATTACATCCTGTGCCACAGGGTGCATTTGAAGGAGGGCAGAGATTGCAAGGTCATTCCAGGTGAAAGCGAGGCAAAACAACACCATGTAGTCATTGGGAAAATGAAGCTGACGAGccgaaggagaagagaggtaaaGGCAGAACCTAGAATCAAGTGGTGGAGACTGCGAGAAAAAGACTTTGGTGCAAAATTTAGACAGGAGGTAGACCAAAAGATGAACTGCAACCTGGATAGACGTATCAAATGTATTGCAGGAAGCAGCAATGGAATTGCTTGGTGTGACAACTGGGAAGAtgaagggggacaaaaaaaaaaatggtggtggAATGAAGAAGTACGGGAAGCTGTTGtgagaaagaagaatggaaggagtGGCACAAGAGAAAAGATATGA
- the LOC119596714 gene encoding uncharacterized protein LOC119596714 has protein sequence MFMEKYKEGQRQLDCVFIDLEKAYDRVPRKELWHCMRESSIPEVYARVVQDMYNECMTAVRSVVGITEGFKVEAGKLTDGLWKGAPWTMTFADDIVLCSENRGEPEKDRERWRHALERRGMKTVKVLSNAAVKRSVQARWSGWRKVTGVLCDRNMPIGVKGKIYRTCVRPALLYDMETIPVTKLQEVKMEVAEMRILRFTLGLTRKNRIRNETC, from the exons ATGTTTATGGAAAAGTACAAAGAGGGACAAAGACAACTGGATTGTGTGTTCATCGATCTGGAGAAGGCATATGATAGAGTACCAAGAAAGGAACTGTGGCACTGCATGCGGGAATCGTCGATACCGGAAGTGTATGCAAGGGTGGTACAAGATATGTATAATGAGTGTATGACAGCAGTGAGAAGTGTAGTGGGTATCACAGAAGGGTTTAAGGTGGAAGCTGGTAAGTTAACTGATGGGCTTTGGAAAGGAGCACCGTGGACTATGACGTTTGCAGACGACATTGTGTTATGTAGCGAAAATAGAGGAGAACCAGAAAAAGACCGGGAAAGGTGGAGACATGCATTAGAGAGGCGCGGCATGAAA ACTGTGAAGGTTCTTAGCAATGCTGCAGTTAAAAGGAGTGTTCAGGCAAGATGGAGTGGGTGGAGAAAAGTGACGGGAGTTTTGTGCGACAGGAATATGCCAATAGGAGTGAAGGGGAAAATCTACAGGACGTGTGTAAGACCAGCATTGTTGTATGACATGGAGACAATACCTGTAACAAAATTGCAAGAAGTAAAGATGGAGGTGGCAGAGATGCGAATATTGAGATTCACTCTGGGTCTCACACGGAAAAACAGAATAAGGAATGAGACATGCTAG
- the LOC119596552 gene encoding brevican core protein-like, with amino-acid sequence MGSLNQLAAFLLLISVAHSVKLRQECDIGLQVGCPSETDGRPWVSCSRVACSVTTNKTWFIGILYKRVDCLEEDGKMVKVEYQRQGRLSCSLVPIQTNPELLQAYLSSANSTCESSVPTSGAPASGTSLTPASATSGVPASATSGASTSATSGAPASAASGGPASETSGASASATSGAPASTTASLTTTAAATGPPPKAPSCPVGWTPFGSSCFLVSDESGTYGDGWNFCRERGGVLASVRSQEEQDFVAGLLPGSVWIGLSDGVAEGTFAWADASTSSYTNFHPNEPSGSGGHADEDCVELRSAFGFAWNDEWCGTLNRYLCRMDV; translated from the exons ATGGGCTCCCTTAACCAACTCGCTGCTTTCCTTCTCCTAATTTCA GTCGCGCACTCAGTGAAGCTGCGGCAGGAATGCGACATCGGACTGCAGGTGGGATGCCCGAGCGAGACCGACGGGCGGCCGTGGGTGTCTTGCTCACGGGTCGCCTGCTCGGTCACCACCAATAAG ACCTGGTTTATTGGAATTCTGTACAAGCGCGTGGACTGCTTGGAAGAAGACGGTAAAATGGTGAAGGTTGAATACCAGAGGCAAGGGAGACTGTCTTGTTCTCTCGTTCCCATCCAGACAA ACCCAGAGCTCCTTCAGGCCTACTTGAGCTCTGCCAACTCGACGTGTGAATCTTCGGTGCCCACTTCAGGTGCCCCCGCCTCAGGGACTTCACTTACCCCCGCCTCGGCAACTTCAGGTGTCCCTGCCTCGGCAACTTCAGGTGCCTCCACCTCGGCAACTTCAGGTGCTCCTGCCTCAGCAGCTTCAGGTGGCCCCGCCTCAGAGACTTCAGGTGCCTCCGCCTCGGCAACTTCAGGTGCCCCCGCCTCGACCACCGCGTCACTCACCACAACCGCCGCCGCCACGGGACCACCACCAAAAGCGCCTTCGTGTCCCGTCGGCTGGACGCCCTTCGGGTCCTCATGCTTCCTCGTGAGCGACGAGTCCGGGACCTACGGCGACGGCTGGAATTTCTGCCGTGAGCGGGGGGGCGTCCTGGCTTCCGTCAGGAGTCAGGAGGAACAGGACTTCGTGGCGG GTCTCCTGCCGGGCTCCGTGTGGATCGGGCTGAGTGACGGCGTGGCGGAAGGGACCTTCGCGTGGGCGGACGCTTCAACGTCATCCTACACAAA CTTCCACCCGAACGAGCCGAGCGGGTCGGGGGGCCACGCGGACGAAGACTGCGTAGAGCTACGCTCCGCCTTCGGCTTCGCCTGGAACGACGAGTGGTGCGGCACGCTTAACCG ATACCTCTGCCGAATGGACGTCTAA
- the LOC119596879 gene encoding uncharacterized protein LOC119596879, with the protein MRGLLNRVTVLLVLVSFGHSVKLRQECDIGLQVGFPSEANGQPWVSCSQVDCSVTTKNTWFIGALYKRVDCLEADGKMVKVEYQRQGGLSCSLVPIRTNEQLLAEYLDPSNASCGQLPSASGARL; encoded by the exons ATGAGAGGGCTTCTAAATCGCGTCACTGTTTTACTCGTTCTGGTTTCG TTCGGGCACTCGGTGAAGCTGCGGCAGGAATGCGACATCGGACTACAGGTGGGATTCCCGAGTGAGGCCAACGGGCAGCCGTGGGTGTCTTGCTCACAGGTCGACTGCTCGGTCACCACTAAGAAC ACTTGGTTCATTGGAGCGCTGTACAAGCGCGTGGACTGCCTGGAAGCAGATGGTAAAATGGTGAAGGTTGAATATCAGAGGCAAGGGGGACTATCATGCTCTCTCGTTCCCATCCGAACaa ACGAGCAGCTCCTCGCAGAGTACTTGGACCCGAGCAACGCCTCCTGTGGCCAGCTCCCGTCGGCCTCTGGCGCCCGCCTCTAG
- the LOC119597164 gene encoding CD209 antigen-like protein A, with product MSFLRWLAPLLATAPLCSVACTDNCSQTWFPFGGSSFLLSSENATWYNAYTKCHDLGGSLASILSEGENEFLAGLLTICRVDKAWIGLTDTYHKKVFTWIEGEMLFWNFGPGEPSGSGDHASEDCVEMRQDIDFKWNDEYCMEKRRFLCRKAPE from the exons ATGAGTTTCCTGCGCTGGCTAGCGCCGCTCCTTGCGACGGCTCCCCTCTGTAGTGTT GCCTGCACGGATAACTGCTCTCAGACTTGGTTCCCCTTCGGTGGATCCTCGTTCCTGCTGAGCTCAGAAAACGCCACCTGGTACAATGCCTACACCAAGTGCCACGATCTGGGCGGCAGCCTGGCTTCCATACTGTCTGAGGGAGAGAACGAATTCTTAGCTG GGCTACTGACAATATGCCGCGTAGACAAAGCATGGATCGGCCTCACAGACACATATCACAAGAAAGTCTTCACCTGGATCGAGGGAGAGATGCTCTTCTGGAA cttCGGGCCGGGAGAGCCCAGCGGCTCGGGCGACCACGCGTCGGAGGACTGCGTAGAGATGCGCCAGGACATAGACTTCAAGTGGAACGATGAGTACTGCATGGAAAAGAGGAG atttctgTGTCGCAAGGCCCCCGAATAA